One window from the genome of Polynucleobacter sp. MWH-Svant-W18 encodes:
- a CDS encoding NYN domain-containing protein gives MLLGRQATFGWLCLFKDGKNIKTIVYIDGYNLYYGLLRGSNLKWLNIVNLFASYVLDKTALLVEVRYYTAPVLGRMSDDPRSTQRQRQYLQALKIMHPKTLIVIEGKILASKPHQRLVKPIPQAPELQIVQVYDFNEKKTDVNLASDLITGAWTSAYDQAVICSNDSDLEGALAAVKRHHPKLRIGIVAPIRSGDHRHISGDLARNADWKKILSVHHIAASQLPLSIPNSKLTKPESW, from the coding sequence ATGCTTTTGGGGCGGCAAGCCACCTTCGGGTGGCTTTGTCTTTTTAAGGATGGCAAAAATATTAAAACTATTGTTTATATTGATGGTTATAACCTTTACTATGGGTTGTTACGAGGCTCAAATCTAAAATGGCTCAATATCGTAAATTTATTTGCAAGCTATGTTTTAGATAAAACCGCTCTTCTGGTTGAGGTGCGGTATTACACTGCGCCTGTTTTGGGCAGGATGTCAGATGACCCTAGGTCTACTCAGCGACAGCGTCAATACCTGCAGGCCTTAAAAATAATGCATCCTAAGACCTTGATTGTCATTGAAGGGAAAATATTGGCTAGCAAACCACATCAAAGATTGGTAAAGCCGATTCCTCAGGCGCCTGAATTACAAATTGTTCAGGTTTATGACTTTAATGAAAAAAAGACGGATGTTAACTTGGCCTCCGATCTCATAACAGGGGCATGGACAAGCGCCTATGATCAAGCAGTAATTTGTTCCAATGATTCTGATTTAGAGGGAGCATTGGCGGCAGTTAAGCGGCATCACCCCAAATTGCGAATAGGAATTGTGGCACCAATTCGAAGCGGGGATCATCGTCATATCTCTGGCGATTTAGCAAGAAATGCTGATTGGAAAAAAATTCTCAGCGTGCATCATATTGCCGCCTCACAACTACCATTAAGCATTCCAAATTCAAAGCTTACAAAACCAGAGTCTTGGTAG
- the yjgA gene encoding ribosome biogenesis factor YjgA encodes MHINEKNRTPKLDEVDEGPSKSELKRQMTERQKLAEVLAALSSDALKTIPLDEAIKVAIAETNKIKSFEAIRRHKQYLGKLMRFLDEEELDAIQKRLDAIQGVSKAETAKLHFLESYRDRLISNDEAFTKMIEQYPDMDIQNMRTLIRNARREKEQNKPPKAYREIFRVLKDMGL; translated from the coding sequence ATGCATATTAATGAGAAGAATCGCACGCCCAAGCTAGATGAGGTCGATGAGGGCCCTAGCAAGTCTGAGCTCAAGCGCCAAATGACTGAGCGCCAGAAATTGGCGGAAGTCCTAGCGGCTTTAAGTAGCGATGCCCTAAAAACCATTCCTCTGGATGAAGCGATCAAAGTAGCGATTGCTGAAACCAATAAGATCAAAAGTTTTGAAGCGATTCGTCGTCATAAGCAATACCTTGGCAAACTCATGCGCTTCTTGGATGAAGAAGAACTCGATGCCATTCAAAAAAGGTTAGATGCGATTCAAGGGGTCAGCAAAGCAGAAACTGCCAAGCTCCATTTTTTAGAAAGCTATCGTGATCGCCTAATTTCTAACGACGAAGCTTTTACTAAGATGATTGAGCAATATCCTGATATGGATATTCAGAATATGCGGACCCTAATTCGGAATGCGCGCAGAGAAAAAGAGCAAAACAAACCGCCTAAAGCGTATCGCGAAATCTTTCGGGTGTTAAAAGATATGGGGCTTTAA
- a CDS encoding GMC family oxidoreductase gives MTQANTYDYIIIGAGSAGCMLAKRLTENPNKKVLLIEAGKNDHYIWIHIPVGYLYCIDNPRADWRFKTVAEEGLNGRSLLYPRGRVLGGCSSINGMIYMRGQVGDYHSWVQATGDESWSWQNALRRYKKFEDYHSGANEWHGKGGEWTVSKQRLRWPIMDRFREAAVQAGIPSSDDFNRGDNFGVGYFDVSQRAGWRLNTSKAFLKDAVKRSNLTVITEAVVTKLKMDPQTKNCLGVEYLKDGAAAQALCANDDASEVLLCAGAIGSVQILERSGIGSASRLSALGIPVVADLPGVGENLQDHLQLRMVYKVNGIKTLNTKANSWFGKMMIGLEYLLKRSGPMSMAPSQLGAFAYSSPEQPSANVEYHVQPLSLEKFGEDLHAFNAFTASVCNLRPTSRGSVHINSVDPEAPPVIHPNYLSTEEDRKVAAESLRLTRKIVESPALAPYSPEEYKPGVQYQTDADLVKAAGDIGTTIFHPVGTCKMGRDDDPMAVLDSQLRVRGIGHLRVVDASAMPTITSGNTAAPTMMIAQRVAELLTGE, from the coding sequence ATGACACAAGCAAATACCTACGACTACATCATCATTGGGGCAGGCAGTGCCGGCTGTATGCTGGCCAAGCGACTGACTGAGAATCCCAACAAAAAGGTGCTGCTTATTGAGGCAGGTAAAAACGATCACTACATCTGGATTCATATTCCAGTAGGGTATTTGTATTGCATTGATAACCCCAGAGCCGATTGGCGTTTTAAAACGGTTGCGGAAGAAGGGCTGAATGGCCGCTCACTGCTTTACCCCCGTGGCAGAGTGCTAGGCGGCTGTTCTTCAATCAACGGCATGATTTATATGCGCGGCCAGGTGGGCGATTATCACTCTTGGGTTCAAGCTACTGGAGATGAGTCTTGGTCTTGGCAAAATGCATTGAGACGCTATAAAAAGTTTGAGGATTATCACAGCGGTGCTAATGAGTGGCATGGCAAAGGTGGTGAGTGGACGGTCTCGAAGCAACGCCTGCGCTGGCCCATCATGGATAGATTTAGAGAAGCTGCGGTGCAAGCTGGCATTCCCTCATCAGATGACTTTAATCGTGGCGACAACTTTGGTGTTGGTTACTTTGATGTGAGTCAGCGCGCGGGCTGGAGACTGAATACCTCCAAAGCATTTTTAAAGGATGCGGTGAAGCGTAGCAATCTCACGGTGATTACTGAGGCAGTCGTCACCAAACTCAAGATGGATCCTCAAACGAAAAATTGTTTGGGCGTGGAGTACCTCAAAGACGGCGCTGCTGCGCAAGCTCTTTGCGCCAATGATGATGCCAGTGAAGTCTTGTTGTGTGCTGGAGCAATTGGCAGCGTGCAAATCCTAGAACGCTCGGGTATTGGCTCCGCTAGCCGTCTATCTGCATTAGGCATTCCAGTGGTTGCCGATTTACCGGGCGTTGGTGAGAATCTACAAGACCACCTTCAGTTGCGCATGGTTTATAAAGTCAATGGCATCAAGACACTCAATACCAAGGCTAACTCTTGGTTTGGCAAGATGATGATTGGCTTGGAATACTTATTGAAGCGGTCGGGTCCCATGTCAATGGCGCCTTCCCAATTAGGCGCATTTGCTTACAGTTCGCCCGAACAACCGAGTGCCAATGTGGAATATCACGTACAACCTCTTTCGCTTGAAAAGTTTGGCGAAGACTTGCATGCGTTTAACGCCTTTACTGCCAGCGTATGTAATTTACGACCCACTTCAAGAGGTAGTGTGCATATTAATTCTGTAGATCCAGAAGCGCCACCAGTAATTCACCCCAATTATTTATCCACAGAAGAAGATCGCAAAGTTGCGGCAGAGTCTTTGCGCTTAACTCGCAAGATTGTGGAAAGTCCTGCATTAGCACCCTATTCTCCTGAGGAATACAAACCGGGTGTGCAATATCAAACTGATGCAGACTTGGTAAAAGCAGCGGGTGATATTGGTACTACGATTTTTCATCCAGTAGGCACTTGTAAAATGGGGCGTGATGATGATCCTATGGCTGTGCTCGATTCTCAATTGCGAGTGAGAGGCATTGGCCATTTGCGTGTGGTGGATGCTTCTGCAATGCCGACCATTACTTCAGGTAACACCGCCGCTCCAACCATGATGATTGCGCAGCGCGTTGCGGAGTTGCTCACTGGTGAATAG
- a CDS encoding EamA family transporter, which yields MNSSHKSHQLPLSHLLLALAIVAVWGTNFVVIKVSLREFPPFLFAALRYIFALLPLVFFVPRPKASWKNLCLYGCAIGVGQFGVMYFAIDGKISPGLASLVIQTQVFFTIGFAMFFAKEGLRLYQAVAVAIAMTGLGIIALHTDANTTFVGLALVLFSGFSWGVANTVSRRAGAINMFSYVVWASAFSIPPLLLISWFFEGGTEGMASAMTSATAWGWAGVLWQSWANTLFGYAAWGWLLSKHPAAVVAPAPLLVPIFGMGASAFFLSEPLPLWKMMAAGLVITGLIINLFWPSLKKGLAKA from the coding sequence GTGAATAGCTCACACAAAAGTCATCAGCTACCTCTCAGCCATCTTTTATTAGCACTAGCTATTGTGGCGGTGTGGGGTACAAACTTTGTGGTCATTAAAGTCTCCTTAAGAGAATTTCCACCATTTCTGTTTGCGGCGCTGCGTTATATCTTTGCTTTATTACCGCTCGTATTTTTTGTCCCGCGACCTAAAGCCTCTTGGAAAAATCTCTGTCTGTATGGTTGCGCCATTGGGGTGGGGCAGTTCGGTGTGATGTATTTCGCGATTGACGGCAAGATTTCACCGGGCTTGGCCTCTTTAGTCATTCAGACCCAAGTATTTTTTACTATTGGCTTTGCGATGTTTTTTGCCAAAGAGGGTTTGAGGCTCTATCAAGCGGTAGCCGTAGCCATTGCCATGACGGGTTTGGGGATTATTGCGCTGCACACGGATGCTAATACAACTTTCGTCGGTTTGGCCTTGGTGCTGTTTTCAGGATTTTCCTGGGGCGTAGCCAATACCGTGAGCCGCCGCGCAGGTGCGATCAATATGTTCTCTTATGTGGTTTGGGCCAGCGCCTTTTCGATACCGCCACTTCTCTTGATTTCCTGGTTCTTCGAGGGTGGCACAGAGGGCATGGCTAGCGCAATGACTTCTGCCACCGCCTGGGGTTGGGCAGGAGTCCTGTGGCAGTCTTGGGCCAATACGCTCTTTGGATATGCCGCTTGGGGTTGGTTGCTTTCAAAACACCCGGCTGCGGTAGTCGCACCAGCACCCCTATTGGTGCCCATCTTTGGAATGGGGGCTTCCGCCTTTTTCTTGAGTGAGCCACTGCCCCTATGGAAGATGATGGCTGCAGGGTTAGTGATCACTGGCTTGATTATTAACTTGTTTTGGCCCAGCCTGAAAAAGGGCCTTGCCAAAGCATAA